From the genome of Arthrobacter sp. SLBN-122:
CTTGCGAACGTACTGCAGGGCCGCCGCGTGCACTTCCTCCGACGTGGCGTGCGGCTCAAAGTTGTGGAGGGTTCGGATATTCCGGCACATAACGCCATGCTAGGCTCTTCCAACGCCTGGGATCGACCCTTTTTTCATGGTCTTCACCCGGCGTCGATGGGGAGCCCGGCATGGGCAGGGCTGCCCATCGACACTGTTTGGGGGCCGGGATAGGTTTTAGGCAATGGATCTTCCGGATGAGCCGGGGGGCCGCTGGGGATGCCGATCTGGTTCGGATCCACTACCTAACAAGGAGAAACTGATGGCTATTTGGGGTGCAGACGTTGAGCAGCTTCGCCAGCTCGGCAGCAAGCTTCAGGCAGGGGCGTCCGAGATCGAGACGCAGAAGTCCACTCTCACCAAGGTCCTGAGCGGCACCGACTGGAAGGGCCCGGACGCTGACAAGTTCCGCCAGGAGTGGTCCGGAACCCACACCACCATGCTGACCAAGGTTGCCGAGGCACTGAAGGAAGCCGGCAGCCAGGCCAAGCGGAACGCCGAGCAGCAGAGCCAGGCCTCCAACTAGGCTTACCGCCGCATTCCGGCGCGGGGCAGGGACACCGAAAGGTGTCCCTGCCTTTTTATTGGCGTCCGACGGCGGCGCCTGGCTTGGCGGGCCTTCGCGCCTAAGGGATGGGCTCGACGTCGTTCGCATGGTCCAGCGGGGACGCCGGCACCCGGGTACCCTTGCCGCCGTCGTTGGAGGCAGCGGCGGCGGGCGGACGCAGCTCGTCGAGCCGGACCAGGATGACGCCGCCCACGATCAGCAGGCCGCCCACGAGCTGGATGGCACCGGGAAGTTCCCCCAGCAGCAGCCACGCCCAGACCACGGCGAACAGCACCTCGGTGAGTGACACAAAGGACGCCACCTTGGAGCCGAGGGCCCGGGCCGCCATCACTCCCGAAACGTACGCCAGCACGGTGGCCAGCACCACCAGACCGGCAAGTGAAACCCACCACGGCACGGTCCAGGGGCCCAGGGCTGTGTCCGCGGCGCCGAAGGCCATGGGCAGCAGGCCCGTGGCGGCAGCGAGCCACATGGCGGCGGCACCCACCATGAGGCCGCCGGAGGCCAGCACGATGGGCGGCAAGGTGTCATTTTCCTTTGCCGTGATGAAGAAGTAGATGGCCAGGCAGACCGCCGCCGCCATCCCCCACAGCACACCCACCAGGTCAACCTTGACGGCCCCGGTCAGGTCAAGGACCAGCACCAGCCCGGCCAGGGACAGCAGCGTCCCACCCGCAGTCAAGACGCGCGGGCGCCGGCGGCTTGCGGCCCAGAGCCAGAGGACGATGATCACCGGAGCCAGGTACTCCAGCAGGAGCGCGACGCCCACGGAGAGCCGGGCCACAGCGTTGAAGTAGAACAACTGGCATGACGCCACCCCAATGAGCCCGAACAGCACGATGGTGAGCCAGTTGTCCTTCAACTGGCTCCAGCGGCCCTTTAGTGCCCACGCGGCGGGCAGCGCAAGGATCAGGGCAGCTCCCGTCAGGCGGGCCGTCACCGCAGCCCCCGGGGTCCAACCGGTTTCCAGAAGCGACTTTGCGAAGGATCCGGACAGGCCAAAAACGGCGGAGGAAAACAGCGCGATGCCGAGCCCGGAAGCCTGGAAGCCGGCATGCCCGATGGGCAGTTCCCGGGCGGGGGTGTGATTTTGGGCGGCAGGCACCGTCGCCTCCTGTCAGGAGTAAAGTGGGGTAACGCCCATGACACTACGCTTGGGTGCTGTAAGGAGTCAACATGGTTTTCGCCCCTGACACGGAAGTGGCGCTGCGGACGGTGGTGAACCTCATCAACACCGCCGCGAACGGCAGGGAAGGGTTGGCCTCCGTTGCGGACCTGGACAGCTTCCTGGCCGCGGAGGGATTTTCCGGTTCCCGCAGCCGGGATGCGGGCGAACTGGAAAGCGTGCGGCAGTTGCGGCGTGAACTGTGGGCACTGTGGGCAGCGGATGAGGACGCCGCTGTGGACAGGGTCAACCGGCTGCTGCGGGATGCCAACGCGCTGCCGCAGCTGATGAAGCACGACGGATGGGACTGGCACCTTCATGCCACGGCGCCGGAGGCACCCCTTGCGGACCGGATGAGCACCGAGGCAGCCATGGCCCTGGCTGATGTGATCCGCAGCAAGGAGATGGACAGGCTCCGGGTGTGCGGGTCAGAGGACTGCGATGCGGCCGTGCTGGACCTGAGCCGCAACCGGTCCAAGCGGTACTGCGACACCGGCAACTGCGCCAACCGGGCGCATGTTGCTGCCTACCGGGCCCGGCAGGCAGCGGCGGGATAATGCCCTTGGTGCGCGTTGACCTGCCAGATGGCAGGAGCCGGTGCAATCGGGAGAGCCGCAGCTAGCGCTGGGGCGTGCCGTCCGTGTCCTCGCCGGATGCCGGCGGGTTCTGGCTGCCGGGAGCACCGAAACCGTGGCCCGGCGCTGCCTGGGATGGCCTCTTAGGTGCCGAGCTCAGGTTCACCCCTGATCCCTTGCCCAAGTGTTCGGCGTTCTCCTTGTAGCTCATCGACAGCATTGCGGCGACTACCAGGGTGGCAATGAAGGCGATGCCGGCGGCGGTGAAGGCAAGGTCGAACCGGGGTGCGCGGGCGCTTCCCCCGGAGGCGAAAATCAGCACTGCAACGAAGGCGACGACGGCCCAGAATGCCGAAAACATCAGCGGCCCCTTCACCGAGGTCCGCAGCTTGCGCGGTTTTCCTTGATGCTGGTCAGCCACAGTGGTTCCTCCCTGCAGGCGGCGCACGGCCGGCCTGGTTTACGAATTGCGGTGTCGCACCGGATTTTCTACAGAAAGTAGAAGGGCGCTCCTCCTAGTTTACGGCTTCCCCGCGCCGGCACGGGCATCGTGCCGAAGCGTGAGTCCGGAAAGTACCCACAGGACACCGGAAATAATGGCGCCTCCACCGGCAACGCCCAGCAGTGCATGGGCGCCGAGGTTGATGAAAAAGGGCAAGAGCACTGCGGTTCCGATCCCGATCACGCCGGACGCAATCCAGTCGCGGGCAAGAACATGGCGGCCCCTGTACTGCAGGCCGCAGGCAAGCTCGAGAATGCCGGCCACGCCCAGGCCCAGGGCTGCGATCACCCCGAACAGCAGGTCGCTGTGCAGGAGGAGCACGGCGAAACCGGCACCTGCCAGGACCGCTCCGCCGGCGGACAGCAGCTTGCCGGGCGCCGAGTTCTGCGCAAATCCGGCTGCGGGGACGGTCCGCAGGCTAACTACGCCGGACGCCAGGAGGTAGAGTCCTCCGGCCCAGCCCATGACCTCCACAGACGGTGACGTCCAGAAGACGGTTACCGCACCAAACACCAAGGCAGCGGCCGCGCGGAGCAGGACCGGCTTCCAGAGGTGGTTACGGGGCGTGGTTCCGGGAGCTGCGCCCGTGGGGGTGGATGGTTGCGTCACCGGTCCAGTTTAGTGGCGGCAGCTGGAAGACCTAACCGGCTGCTGCCCGGCCGGCTTGTCATGCTGCGCCCCGGCCTTAGGCAGGACCTCACTGTCAGGCAGAGCCCAGCACCATCCAGCGGTCCGACCGGGCACGCAGGCCAAGGGTCACGGCACGCGCCGCCATGTACCCCAGCGCGAAGGCCACCCAAAGCCACCCGAGCCCGGCGCTGCCGGCAGCACCTGACAGCGCAACCCCCGCCAGGAGCGGCAGGTAGACCACAAGGTTCACCAGCCCCGCCAGGGCGAGGTACCGGGCGTCCCCCGCACCGATCAGTACACCATCCAGGACAAACACGTAGCCGGCGATCGGCTGCCCGGCCGCCAGGATCCAGAGGGCAACGGTGAGCACCTGCTGCACCTCGGGATCTGTCGTGAACAGCAATCCGGCCCACGGGGCGGCCGCTGCCAGCAGCAGGCCCGTCACCACGCCGAAGCCCGCACCCCAGCGGACCATGGTCCGGGTCAGCAGCCGGGCCCTGTCCGCATTGGACGCACCAAGTTCCTTCCCGATGAGCGCCTGCGCAGCGATCGCCAGGGCATCCAGGGCGAACGCCAGGAAGGAAAAGATGGTCATGGCCAACTGGTGGGCGGCAAGGTTGACTTCGCCCTGGGCCGTCACCACCAGCACCGTGGCCAGGATGGCGGCGCGCAGGCTGAGCGTGCGCAGCATCAGCCAGGATCCCACCCGCGTCATGCTGCGGATGCCCCGCCAGCTGGGAAGCAGGCTGACACCATGCCGGACGGCGCTGCGCCGCACCATCACCAGGTAGACAGCCGCCATGGCCCACTGCGCCAGGGTGGTACCCACCGCCGAGCCCACCACAGACATTCCCAGGCCGTAAACAAGCCACAGGTTCAGGAGGATATTGGCACCGAATCCTGCCGTGGCCACCACCAGCGGTGTGCGGGTGTCCTGCAGTCCGCGGAGCACGCCGGTGCCGGCAAAGATCAGGAGCATTGCCACCAGGCCGGGCATGGACCAGCGGAAGTAGTCGATGGCAAAGGTCCGGACGCTTCCCTCGGCGCCCATCAGATCGATCAGCGGCTCTGCCGCCGCGAAGCCTGCGACGGCGAGGAGTGCACCGAGGAGCAATGCCAGCCAGACGCCGTCGCGCCCCGCCGCCAGGGCCTTGCCCAGCTGCCCGTCACCAATGGCGCGGGCTACGGCGGGCGTGGTGGAGTAGGCCAGGAAGACCATGAGTCCGACGGCGGTCTGCAGCACCGCTGAGGCCAGTCCCACCCCTGCTAGCTGCGCAACACCCAGATGCCCCACGATGGCGGAGTCCGCCAGCAGGAAGAGGGGCTCGGCGACCAGGGCGCCGAAGGCCGGGACGGCAAGGCGGAGAATCTCGCGGGCATGGCCCTGGGTGCCGGTCATGGCGGGGAGGGCGGGTTGTTGGGGCACGCTGCCAGCTTAATGGTGACTGCAGACAGTGAGCCGCCGCGCATGAGAAAGGCCACAGTCCGTCGTATTTAGTTGACACTTCAACGAATTGCTTGGGAGAGTGGTATCCATGAACCAGTCACGACTCACCACCACGGCCCTCGCCGCCCTGCGCATCATCCTCGGCTTCCTCTTCGCAGCCCACGGATGGCAGAAGTTCAACGAATGGACCATCGCCGGCACGCAGGCATCCTTCGCCAAAATGGGCGTACCGGCAGCCGAGTTCATGGCACCCGCCATCGCCGTACTGGAACTCGCGGGCGGCCTTGCCCTCATCCTGGGGATCCTCACCCGCGTGGTGGCCGCCCTCCTCGCCCTGGACATGCTGGGTGCTCTCTTCCTGGTGCATGCTCCCGCCGGCGTCTTTGCCGCCAATGGCGGCTACGAACTCGTCCTGCTCCTGGCGGCGGCCGCATTCGCCCTGGCACTCACCGGAGCCGGCCGGCTTTCCCTGGACCGCATACTGTTCGGCCGCGGCAATTCCCGGCTGGCCGTCCTGGCCTAGGAACACCCGCTACAACGCGTGCGACGGCGGCTGGCCACCCAAGGTGCCGGGCCGCCGTCGGGCGTTTAAGGGCGTTGCCCCAAGGCCCTCCGGACGCATCGACCCATCTGCGACAGAACATTCGGGACTCGGTTGGGAAAGTTGGGAAAACGCTTGCCACGTGACTGCGGCGGCTGGTAAACCAGAAGTTGTTGCAGTGAAAGCTGCACCACCCGCACCCAGGTCTCAGTTATCCACAACGGGTGTTTCCCGGAACGCCATTCCCCGCGCCCATGATCCAGATGGAACGCCGCGGCACGTTTGAATCGTTCCAATACCGCTCCCTGGGAACCGCTTTGCCGCTCATCGAAGGAGATGTCAGTCAGTGAACCAACCCCCGCAAGCGATCCCCCGGCCCCCCGAAGGGCCACCATCCCGCAGGCGCCCTGCCATGGCTGCCGTGCGTGCGCTGACGGCGACAGCAGCGTCCGCCGCCCTCGCCTTCACCGGCCTGCCCGCCGTACACGCCGAGACGGCACTGCCTCCCGTGGGAAGTGGATTCAAGTTCGACTTTGGCCCCGGCGCAACCGCCGAGGGTTACGCGGCCGTGAATGCCGGCACGCAGTATTCGGCGGGAGCAAAATTCGGCTTCACGAACACCACCGTCACCTCCGGCGCCGACCGCGGGACGGGAGATGCCCTCCGGTCCGACTTCGTCCAGGCCCAGGGAAGTACCTTCCTGGTTGACCTGCCCAACGGGGACTACACGGTAAAGCTCATCGCCGGCGACGCCACGGAAGCGACGAACATCGCCATTACCGCGGAGAACATGGCCAAAGTCCAGGCCACGGACAAGCCTGCGGGCCAATACCTGGAGATGGAATTCCCCATCTCCCTGGTGGACGGCCAGCTCAACCTCGACATCAGCGGCACTGCCGCCAAGATCAACTCCCTGGTCATCGCAGCCCGGGCCCCGCGCACGGGCACCACCGATCCAGGCGTCTACCTTGCCGGCGACTCCACTGTCCAGACCTACGACGCCGGGTACGTTCCGCAGGCGGGCTGGGGACAAATGATCGACCGCTACTTCGACAGTGCGGTGACCTTCCGGAACCACGCCATCGGCGGGCGGAGCTCCAAGAACTTCATCAGCCAGGGCAGGCTGGATGAGATCCTTCGCGTCATCAACCCCGGGGACTACCTGATGGTGCAGTTCGGCCACAACGACGCCACCATCGGCGTTGACGACCGCTACGCCTCCCCCGCCGACTACAAGGAATACCTGCGGACCTACGTCCACGGGGCGCGCCAGCGCGGCGCAGTCCCTATCCTGGTCACCCCTGTGGGCCGGCGCGATTACGACGAGGCTACCGGCAAGTTCAACGTCAGCTTCCCGGAATACGTCGCAAAGATGCAGGAGCTGGCAGCTGAAGAGAACGTGGCCCTGGTGGACCTCTCCGCTTCCAGCCGCGCCTACTACGACTCCATTGGGCCCGAGGACACCAAATCGGTGTTCCTTCATGTGGACGCCGGGATCTACCCCAACCGGCCCACCGGAACCGTGGACAACACGCACTTCCAGGAGTACGGCGCCATCCAGATTGCACGCCTGGTGGCCAACGGGGTGAAGCAGCTCAACCTTCCGCTTGCTGCACGCGTCAAGGAGATCGCGCCGCCGTCGTCCGTTCCCGCACAGCCGCAGGGCCTGGTGGCGGGCAGCATCTCCAACGCCGGCGCGCTCTTGAAGTGGCAGCCGGTTGACGGCGCGGACATCTACAAGGTGTACCGGAAGCTGGCAGCCGAACCGGACAGCGAATACAAACTGACCACGACGGCCACCGTGGCCACAGCCAACCTCGCAGGCCTTGCTGAAGGCACGGCGTACAGCATCCGGGTGGCGGCCATGAACGGCAAGGGCCTCTCCGAGCCCAGCACACCGCTGGCGGTCACCACCAAGCTGGCCAAGTACAAGTTCGACTTCGGCCCGGCGGGAGCGCCGGTGGAGCCCGGCTACACCGAGGTCAACCGGACCATGCCCTACACACCCGGGCGTGGATTCGGCTTCAAGGACATCTCCGTCCTCAGTGACCGGGACCGGGGCGCCGTCACCAGCAACCTCCTGCGCGACTTCGTGCTCAGCGGGTCCAGCTTCGAATTCCAGCTTGACGTGCCCAACGGCACCTACGCGCTCAAGACCTACCACAGCGACTGGATCGGCTCCACCAGGACCGATGTTGCCGCCGAGGGCACGGCGTTCGGACAGGTGTCCTCCAGCAAGGCTTCCTCCGCCACCAAGATCATCAACCAGGTCCTGGTTACGGACGGCCAGCTGAACCTCACCATCAGCGGTTCCGGCCAGCGGTTGAACGGGCTGGAGGTGACCCCGCTGCTGGTGGGGCCCACCAACCTGCACACCACCGCTGTCAATGCCGGAGCCGAACCGCCCACGGTGGACCTGGCTTGGGACGCCGTGCCTGACGTGGGTTCCTACAAGGTCTTCCGGCAGGCATCCTTCGAGTCCGAGCCTCAGGTCATCGCGTCCGGCGTGAAGGAGGCGGCGTACCGGGACACCACCGCATTTGCAGGGCTGAACTACAAGTACTTCGTCACCGCCGTCGACAACACCGGCCTGGAGTCGGTTCCCTCGAACACGCTGGAAACCGCCCTGGTGGATCCCGCCACGCCGGCGCCCGCAGCCCCGGGCAAGGTGGATGTCAAAGCCGTGGAAAAGACGAGCGTCATCCTGAAATGGCAAAAAATCAAGGATGCTGCGGCCTACCAGGTGTACCGCTCCACTTCCCCGGACGGCCCCTTCGAATACGCAGGCCGCGCCACTGAGGTGAATTTCACGGACTTCACCGTCCTCACCACCATCCGCTACTACTACCGCGTCACGGCAGTGAACAAGGGCGGCGAATCTGCACCCTCCCCCGTGGTGGGCACGGAGAAGGTCACTGTGGTGAACCGGCAGATGGAGAACCTGGACCGTGCACCGGTGGCCCTGCTCACCGGCGACGGCGTGCGGGTGGGCTGGCGCATGCTGGGCCTGGACCCGGAGCAGGTTGGCTTCCACGTCATCCGCGACGGCGTCCAGCTCACCGACGAGCCGATCCGGGACAGCACCACCTTCCTGGACCCGGCAGGAACGGCTTCCTCCAAGTACGTCATCAAGGCCGTGGGCAACGGCGGGGACCAGCTCACCGCAGAGTTCCAGCCAATGTCCCGGAACTACCTGGCCGTCAAGCTCGACAAACCGGCGGACGACTACACCAAGGACGGACAGCCCTACACATACTCTGCCGGGGACGCCAGCGTGGCGGACCTGGACGGCGACGGGACTTACGAGATCCTCCAGATGTGGTCCCCGTCCAATTCCAAGGACAACTCGCAGTCCGGCTACACCGGAACCGTGTACGTCGACGCCTACAGGATGGACGGCACCAAACTCTGGCGCATCAACATGGGCCCCAACATCCGGGCCGGTGCCCACTACACCCAGCTGCTCGCCTACGATTTCGACGGCGACGGCAAGGCCGAAGTGGCCATGAAGACGGCGGACGGCACGCGTGACGCAGCCGGAACCGTGATCGGAAACGCCGGCGCTGACTACCGCAACAGCAGTGGCTACGTGCTCACCGGACCCGAGTTCCTCACGGTCTTCCATGGAGCCACGGGCACCATCATGGACACTGTGCCTTACGATCCTCCCCGCGGAGACGTGGGCGCGTGGGGCGATACGTACGGAAACCGGGTGGACCGGTTCCTGGGTGCCGTGGCCTACCTTGACGGCGAGCACCCGTCCATGATGTTCAGCCGCGGCTACTACACCCGCACCGTGCTGGCCACCTATGACCTGGTGGGCGGCAGGATCAGCAAGCGCTGGACCTTCGATTCGGATGTTGCCGGTACCCAGTACCGCGGCCAGGGCAACCACAACATGTCCGTCCTTGACGTGGATGCTGACGGCAAGGATGAATTCGTCTTTGGTTCAATGACCATCGACGACAACGGCAAACCGCTCTACAGCACCGGCCTGGGCCACGGGGACGCCATCCACACGAGCGACTTCGATCCGTCCCGCCCCGGGCTGGAGACCTTTGCCGTGCACGAGGAAATGGGCGCCAGCGGAAACCTGGGCGCAACCTTCCGGGATTCGAGGACGGGCGAGGTGCTGTGGAGCATCCCCGCTGTCAAGGACACCGGCCGCGGCGCCATGGGAGACGTGGATCCCCGCTATCCCGGCGCCGAGGGCTGGGCCATCGGCGGTGACGCTGCCTGGAATTCCCCCACGGGCCAGCTGCGTTCCGTCAAGGGTGAGCTGATTTCGGAAAAGATCCCGGCAGCCAACTTCCTGGCGTGGTGGGACGGTGACCTGCTGCGCGAAATTGTCGACCACGACTGGGATGCAGCAGCCAGCAGCGGAACACCCAGCATCGCCAAGTGGAACTGGGAAACCCAGTCCAGCGACCGGCTGCTCACCGCAACGGGGGCCAAGTCCAATAACGGCACCAAGGGAACGCCTGCCATCCAGGCCGATCTCCTTGGCGACTGGCGGGAGGAAATTGCCTGGCCCTCCGCGGACAGCACCGAGCTGCGCATCTACACCACCACGGCCACCACGGCCACCCGGCTCCGGACCCTGATGCACGATCCCGTGTACCGCCAGTCGGTGGCCCGCGAAAACGTGGCCTACAACCAGCCCCCGCACCCGGGCTTCTTCATCGGGGTGGGGATGGAGCTGCCGGCCCAGCCGGACATCTTTTACACCCGCCGGTAGGCATAGCACCCTCAGCTGCCCCGTCCGCCGTTTCGGCGGGCGGGGCAGTTTGTTTCGGGCACAACCGGCCGGTAACCGGGGCCCTCAGTAAGATCGCAGCATGACTGAGACCGGCCGCCCCAACTCCGTGACCCTCCGCTTCCTCGCCGCACCCACCGATGTGGGGCACAGCGGCTCCGTGGACGCGGGCACGGTGCTCGAATGGGTGGACAAGGCCGCCTATGCTGCGGCAGTGGGATGGGCCAAGTCCTACTGCGTCACCGCGTACGTGGGAAACATCCACTTCGCCGATCCCGTCAACAGCGGCGACATGGTGGAGGTGGAAGCCACCATCGTCTACACCGGCCGGTCCTCCATGCATATCCACACCGTGGTTTCCTCCGGCGACCCGAAGGGCGGCCCTGCCACCATGCGCAGCCAGTGCATGGTGATCTTCGTGGCCGTCGGCGAGGACGGCAAACCCATCCCGGTTCAGCAATTCGAACCCGGCACGCCCGCTGAGATCGAACAACGGGACCACGCACTGGCCAGGATCAAGGTCCGCGAACAGATCGTTGAAGCCATGAACCGGCAGGAATATACCGATGCGGGCACTGCCGAACGCGTGACGTTGAGGTTCATGGCTGCCCCCACCGACGTGAACTGGGGCGGCAAGGTGCACGGCGGCATCGTCATGAAATGGATCGACGAGGCCGCGTACGTGTGTGCCTCACGCTACTGCGGGATGGATACCGTGGCGGTCTTCTCCGGCGGCGTGCGCTTCTACCGCCCGCTGCTGATTGGCCACGTGGTGGAAGTGGAGGCCCGGCTGGTTTACACCGGGACCAAGGGGATGCACATCGCCGTCCACGTCCGCTCGGGCGACCCGAAAGGCCGTGAACTGGCCCTCACCACGTACTGCCTCACCGTGATGGTGGCGCGCGACGACGAGGGCAACTCCGTGCCTGTTCCGGTCTGGGTGCCGGTCAGTGATGAAGACAAGCGGCTGCACGCCCACGCGCGCGAACTCCTGGAGATCCGGGGAACGGCGCCAGGCAACCGCCTGCCGAACCACCTGCTCACGCAGGGCTGACCTAGAAGCCTCCACCGCCGGTGTCGCCGGCCATATTGGCGAAGCGGGAATAGTGGCCCTGGAAGGCCACCACAATGTCCTTGGTGGGACCGTTACGGTGCTTGGCCACCAGGATGTCCGCTTCCCCGGCACGGGGTGATTCCTTGTCATAAACGTCCTCGCGGTGGAGCAGGATGACCATGTCGGCGTCCTGCTCGATGGAGCCGGACTCGCGGAGGTCAGAGACCATGGGCCGCTTGTCCTGCCGCTGTTCGGATCCACGGTTCAGCTGGGACAGGGCGATCACGGGGACCTGGAGTTCCTTGGCCAGCAGTTTGAGGGCACGCGAAAACTCGGAGACTTCCTGCTGGCGGGACTCCACCTTTTTTCCCGAGCTCATGAGCTGCAGGTAATCCAGGATGACCAGCTTGAGATCGTGCTGCTGCTTCAGGCGGCGGCACTTGGCGCGGATTTCCATCAGGGACATATTGGGGCTGTCGTCAATGAACAAGGGGGCATCATTCATGCGGCCCATGGTGGTGGCGATCTTTGACCACTGCTCATCCTTGATGGTTCCCTTGCGGAGGTCCTGGAGGCCGATGGTGGCCTCGGCGGACAGCAGGCGCATGGCGATCTCGTTCCGGCCCATTTCCAGGGAGAACATCACGGTGGAGAGATTGTTCTTAATGGCCGCGGAGCGGGCAAAGTCCAGGGCGAACGTCGACTTACCGACGGCCGGGCGGGCTGCGATAACGATCATCTGGCCGGGGTGGAGCCCATGGGTGAGCTCGTCCAGCTCGTAGAAGCCGGTGGGCACGCCCGTCATGCCCTCTCCGCGGTGGCCGGACGCCTCGATTTCGTCCACGGTGGACTCCATGACGTCCTTCAGCACCACGTAGTCCTCGGCAGTGCGGCGCTCGGCGACGGCGTAAACCTCCGCCTGCGCCTGGTTGACCAGGTCCTCCACCTCGCCGTCCGAGCCGTAGCCCAGCTGGACGATCTTGGTTCCGGCGTTCACCAGCCGGCGAAGGACTGCCCGTTCGGCCACGATCTCGGCGTAGTAGCCGGCGTTGGCTGCGGTGGGGACCGTCTGGATCAGTTCGTGGAGGTAGGCAGGGCCGCCGATCCTGTTGATCTCCGCGCGCTTGGTGAGCTCATCGGACACGGTGACCGCGTCCGCGGGCTCCCCCCGGCCGTAGAGGTCGATGATGGCCTCATAGATGGTCTCGTGCGCCGGACGGTAGAAATCCTGCCCGCGGAGGATCTCAACGACGTCAGCAATGGCATCCTTGGACAGCATCATGCCGCCCAGGACCGACTGTTCGGCAGCAATATCCTGCGGGGGCTTCCGGCTTGCGTCCGATCCACGGGTTGTGTCGACAGGGTCCAGATGCGCGATTGACAAAGCTGCCGTCCTCCATTTGTGCCGGGCCTGGCGGCCTGGCGATCCATCCTGTTCGCGGCAGCCGACAACCGGCTCCGCCACCCGTCCAGGTCTACCCGCAGGCCCTGACAATCAAGCGCCGGGGTCCGGACGCCGGGCTCCGGCCGGAGTTATCCCCACTATCCACAGCTTTTCCACAGAGACGCGCAGGAGGCGGTCCGCCGGGGTCCGAACCATGGCAGGAACGCCCTTTTTGGGCTGGGGAGAACAGGTACCCCGCTACGCTAACCGCCGTGGCCCCAGCCGCAAAGCCAGCAGTCTGCACAAGCTGTGGATAACCTGTGCAGTACGGGGAATACCTTGTGCACAGCCTGTGGGGAACCTTGTGGATATCAAACTTTTTTCCTCCGCCATATGGCGCTGACCTGCGGAAACGCTCACGCCAGCATGTGGAGTAAATATTTCTTCCAAGGAATTTCAT
Proteins encoded in this window:
- a CDS encoding acyl-CoA thioesterase, translated to MTETGRPNSVTLRFLAAPTDVGHSGSVDAGTVLEWVDKAAYAAAVGWAKSYCVTAYVGNIHFADPVNSGDMVEVEATIVYTGRSSMHIHTVVSSGDPKGGPATMRSQCMVIFVAVGEDGKPIPVQQFEPGTPAEIEQRDHALARIKVREQIVEAMNRQEYTDAGTAERVTLRFMAAPTDVNWGGKVHGGIVMKWIDEAAYVCASRYCGMDTVAVFSGGVRFYRPLLIGHVVEVEARLVYTGTKGMHIAVHVRSGDPKGRELALTTYCLTVMVARDDEGNSVPVPVWVPVSDEDKRLHAHARELLEIRGTAPGNRLPNHLLTQG
- the dnaB gene encoding replicative DNA helicase, yielding MSIAHLDPVDTTRGSDASRKPPQDIAAEQSVLGGMMLSKDAIADVVEILRGQDFYRPAHETIYEAIIDLYGRGEPADAVTVSDELTKRAEINRIGGPAYLHELIQTVPTAANAGYYAEIVAERAVLRRLVNAGTKIVQLGYGSDGEVEDLVNQAQAEVYAVAERRTAEDYVVLKDVMESTVDEIEASGHRGEGMTGVPTGFYELDELTHGLHPGQMIVIAARPAVGKSTFALDFARSAAIKNNLSTVMFSLEMGRNEIAMRLLSAEATIGLQDLRKGTIKDEQWSKIATTMGRMNDAPLFIDDSPNMSLMEIRAKCRRLKQQHDLKLVILDYLQLMSSGKKVESRQQEVSEFSRALKLLAKELQVPVIALSQLNRGSEQRQDKRPMVSDLRESGSIEQDADMVILLHREDVYDKESPRAGEADILVAKHRNGPTKDIVVAFQGHYSRFANMAGDTGGGGF